Genomic DNA from Cloeon dipterum chromosome 3, ieCloDipt1.1, whole genome shotgun sequence:
AAGATTTTCCTCATTCTCCGCGACACCCCCGACAGAGCATGTAGGTTGATAGTAAACACTCACCTGCTCAGACGCGGAGAACGCTAGAAACCGCGATGCCCCGAAAATAGAGAAGCGGGTTTATATCAACCtgaataaacattaaaaatgacaaaattgatGCATGATGAAGAAAGCAGGGATAatcaagcaataaattatcGCCACAGTTGCAAAATCAgtgcgatatttttattttttctcagacCATCAAAATGAGTCATAAATTCCTATTTAGTTAAATTCAATAACGTTTCAAATCTTATGTACCATTTAGACCACAGAGACGCAAATGCTTAACTTGCACTGTTTGTTCATCAGTTTCATCACGTAAcgccagaaataaaaaataaaattaatgactttcttttgaaactgattatttattatgaagaaaaaaataacctaaAGTATTTATCACcactgtaaatttaatgaaatgaattacTGACAATATCATTTAACAAGCTTTGAATAGAACGATAGCCGAAATTTTTTGGTAGCAATGTATGTTTTGTAACAATTGTTACCAACAAATATTCACgttgaagaaaaaatcagaCTTGTCCTCTTGTtaataaaaagttcaaaattgtatattatttCGATCAGGTTTCGGCCACTCCTGTAGCCTTAATGACgagacaaaaaattacagaaaataattgctaaacaaaattaaacgtcagcttaacattttttaaacaaaattagctttttagcaaaaattagtATTAATATTTAGGTGCCTCTAAGAATTTTGCACATGCTTTAATTTGCAAAGAGAGTTGTAATGctacttttaatatttttaacatatcatcttttaaaaacaactcacaacaaaacacgaatttaaatttagcatgaAAGCAAAAGCATCATATGAAAGGATgctaaataatgataattgcGTTGAAAATGACAGCGAAAAAACTACAAAGAAAAAGTGTCATAGCTGCTAaaataaaggattttttgCTCAACCGTCAGCTTATTTTGAGCCCTCTTTGTGGTTAATTCTGATCTACTTTCtacaacaacagcaacatATAGCCTAGAGTTTTCTTGGATCGGCTTAACAAATCATTACACAGCTTAAAACCACATGCTTCCGTTCTGATCAAAAATTGATCTCGTCAACTAAATGATCTCTAAACTGCCTACCAAAACGTTCATTCGCCTCTGTTGAACCCTTTCTTTTCTACAGTTTcactttattttgattttttattccaattgtGTGTTTCAGATGCAAGGAGTTGCCACACTTGTGACAAAGTACTGGCAGAGCTAGAGAAAATCGACGATGACACCGACAACTTCGGTGTGGACTTCGTCAAAATCAACGACAAACGACTGGCAAAGCAGTACGGAATCAAGAACTTCCCTGCTCTCACGTACTTCCGAGAGAAGGAGCCGATTCTGTACGAAGGTGAGGGCAATATGATGCTGCTTTTCGAGGCCGCCATTGAGCAATGGCTTGTTTGCGAATTTTGCGAGCGTCTGCGGGGAATTTGTGAGAGAGTTCGCAGGGCGCTAAAATTAGGAGCCCCTGCTTGAGGGTTCATGACATGTTTAACGCGCCAAGGAACTTTCGACAACAAAGCAGCGCGGTAACGCTTTTTAAACCGATCggggttttaattttatgttgatgatgcaaatattttgaccgCCTGCCAGCTCCCGTTCCTGAGAATTGAAGTTTTGATGCTTTATGACGCTGTTTATCTTGGAGCGGATTTAGATGGGCTTTGAAACGCGatatttttcatctctctAAACCAATTGATTGCGTGATTTGAGAGCAACACtgttgttttgaaatatagGTGACCTGATGGACGAGGATTCCGTGCTGGACTTCCTGACCAGCCTGGAGGCTATGGACCTGCCTGACCGCATTGAGGAAGTCAACTCCAAGATTCTGGACAAAATAGTCGaggataataattatgtagCTGTTCTATTCTGTGAGTTCCGCGCACTGAATCCTATTATTtccatataaaaaataataatagtacCGCATTAGCTGGCTAGTCACGTAGTTGCacgtctaaaattaatttagatctTTAAAATATCGTCTTTTATCTCTTTTGAGTAAAATTACTAACCTAGCAAAATCCGTTCATATACACCACGATTTTTGTACAAGTCCTCGTGTAGAAAATTCCGCGTGTACTTGATGCGTGTTTTTGTCTACGTGCCGACGCTATTTTTAGCGGTTGCTGTCGTGTcccagttatttattttacgttttgtttttttggaGTCGTGTTCAAAAAGTGAAACCACACGTAGTTGTATAAATTCACGACAAACACCGTCACGGCATGCACCctgcttgatttttttgacTTTCACTCAACAATTCAATCACCCTGCGCACTTATGGCGACGTGGAGTCTCCGGCGAACATCCGTGTCTCGCACggttgaaaagcaaaatattaaaaaaagatgaaatttgaatctgCACACATTCGATCGCCCCCTCGACACGTGAATATAACAACACTACAAAATTCGAGCAAAAAAGGGCAGTATCCGCTCAACATAAACTCTGCGTCAAGATTAATAAGCAGTTACAGCTCGCTGTCCACAAGGCTTTGCAAACATGTGAGGTTCAGTGTAGGGACCGAAAAATCTCTCACTCTCTGCTCTTTCTATCAAACCCAATGTATCCTTTGTTGTGACCCTCTTGTGTGATGTGTTGCCGTGCTGTCTGTAGGTCTCAGTGAAGAAACTTGCCCTCCTCGGGACAAGAACATGTTGAGTAAGTACATTTGAACAAAAGGTCCCATTTTCTATTTATgtatttgcaagaaaattcacatcttttaatttgctcatttCTTCTCTGAACCTGTCCTCTTTTTCACTTCTGCTGCACTGTTccagacattttttatattcacaCTCTTCTCACGCACCACCTGCATAGTTGGAAACAAAGAGagagactaaaaattaacacGGAAGTGCCTTTAATCATCAAACTAGCTTTGAGAAATGTTGATCTAAAATTCATTCTCGCCAAATTGTCTGCcactttataattttcaaatgctcGCGGACACCTCtgtcttttcttcttttatttGTCGATCGAACTTCTGTTTCAACCTTGTCTTCTAACATCTCTCAAAAGCTAATTCCGTCACCCAGTTCGCCTGCTCTCGGAAATCACCGGACAGAGGACGGACTATTCTCTCCGCCAAAAGCAAAAGTACTTAGTTGAGACGCGCGCGAGAGCGGAGGGAATGCGCCGCTCGTCGTCGTCACACACAATGAATTCATTTCGcgctgcaatttattttcgggGCGGATAGTCTGCAACCTGCCGGCGTGTCTGCTTAACTAACAAAATTAACCTCTGCTGGCACACTCCGAGTGCCGTGcattgtgtttaaaaataatctcacACGAAAAGTAGTGTTCATTCTTTTTGCGAACCCACACACTTAGTTTGACATGTGCGAAACGGGCCCGCAAACCGGGAGGGTAAAATTATGGAAACGTTTAGAGCGTCGAacgaaaagaaagaaaggcaCAGCACACTCACTCTATCCCGACTTTCTGGCTGTTTCGCTGGTGCTTGCGCGCAAAATAAAGTAGCAACTAGCTAGTAGGCAACCTTGCTCCAAAacgctgaaaataaatacgcgCCCAGTGTGTGAGTGTAGCCGCTTTTTGTCGCGatcataattaattgcttcattTTCATGTCTGCGCTCTGGTGAAAAGTAaatcacatacacacactcacactccCTCACATAACACGGAGAGCCTGCTCAAAGCCAATTAGCCGCGCGGGTGGGTATCGTGAGTCGAATCTCATCAGATGAAAAGTGCCAGAGCGAGACAAGTGTGAAATAACAAGACCGGAGTTGACACTCTTGCTTTTAGCTAGAGCGGGAATTACGCACAGCTTGCCCGCGCAACACTGTTGGTGTGCCACTTTGCATTTCATTGTATTACTTAGCGCGCTTTTTACAGAAACTTGAGCAATCCGCCTGCTTGCTTGGCTCCTTTCTCAAAACTTGTGACGCGCGACCGCCTCAAATAAATCGGGATAACAAGTTCAAAAGGTTCACCTGAGATCTGtttggaattaataaaatttgataaattacaGACAATATTAATgaggttgcaaaaaatatttaaaaaataaatgtctttttactaattttgcagttttaaatgcaattaaaataacactTGCCTTGAGGGGTGGGTTTGAAGGAgttgaagtattttttcacGTGAAATGATGCTCAAATAAATGttctaaaaaggaaaaaaattaattcatttgaattcttgtgcaagaaattggtaaaaattgactgGTAAATTCAGTGGAGAAAAATCCTCCAACAAACTGAGATTGCAACTTCTGTCGTGGTCTCGTGAAGCTTTCGTCACGATAATTTATGGTCGGTCCgtgtcacacacacacgcggggATGCTTCTGCTATTGTGTCGGTGCTGGGCACTGTACGTCCTATAGATAGATAGACAGCACCTCTGGCTGCCGGCCTATTTTTAACCTATTCGCCACGAGCACAAACATTCTCAATGGATCGTTTTATCGTGTGTCCAAACAACTcttgaaatttgtaatttttatctctcaatCAGAGCAGTCTTGCTACACATGAACGTAGTTCGGTTTTACTGCCTAATTAACCGCTTTTATTGCGTTTAAACTGCTGCTGGAGGTGTGGCCCAAAATTCTATCGCCGGAAGTGCGTGCGTGCGCGTTTTGGCTCATTCGAGAGATTAATGGACCGGACCGGTCGATGGGGCTGCACTTCAAACGGCGATTCTGCTTTCCAGCGGTCGGTAGTTTGCATTATTGGGCAATTATTAGAAGAAtggcgaaaataaaatcttgcgTCGGGGCCAAGTTCGCGGCGCGCGCGTTGAGAAAAACGTGCTCGCTCGCGACTCGTCCCGGTCTGGTCCAGCACCGCCACACATGCGGGAGGCATCTGCTCTTACTCACATCTCCTTGGCTGGCCGCGGGCCAACTCTTTTCTGTTTCTGCTCTCCTGATATACCCCATAATTCTATTGACAACCCACACGGgctaacaaataaaatgacgATTTGCGTTGACGCTCATCAAGGGCTGGCCAACTTTGTGATTTAACGCGCCGCCGACGTACTTGGAACGCCGCCTGCTTTTAATGGTCGCGCGGATGCACCGCGGTCCAGGCCGCGCGTCCAGCAATCGCACGAATTTAGGACGAGAGCACTTAAGCCAAGGCAATCGTCTGCCTGGGATTTTCCTCCCAGAAGTAAATTCAACGCAAACCGCCACTTTGCACCCCACTCGTAATACAAGGATAGACTTCTGTGTAAATCTTTGCTTTATTTCCAGCCGATTGTGCGTCTCTCTCGACACGAGTCGACTAAATGACAGCGTTTTTAACCAAATGAATGCAATTGCAGATAAGCCAGAGTGCAGAAAATCTTATAAAGCACTGCAGGAACTCGAGAATATCGACGACGAGGCCGACTCGCTGGGCATCGGCTTCGTCAAGATCGCAGACGAAGAATTGGCCGAGGAGTACAATCTGGGCACCCTGCCTGCGTTGGTCTACTACAGACACGGAATCCCCATCATTTATGAACGTGAGTCCCGCTTTATCTCGACGGCGTCTGTTGTCTGTTGTGCAAGTGGAGCACACTGACTCCATTATTATTGTGGTTCATGCTTGACAGCGGTGACTTAATTATTATGCAACCCCATCGCGATCGTAATCGTCGCGACGCTTTAATTAAGAGGCGCCGTTAAATACACACTGAAACCAAAATGTAGCAGAAAAtagacatttttaataacgGCCACGTGTGCAGATGAACTGACCAGGGAGGAGGACGTCTTGGAGTGGCTGGTGCAGAACAAGTCCACCGGAGACGACGATGACGTCATTGAGGACGTCACCATCAGGTCCCTCGAGACGCTCATCGATTCTGTGGACAACCTTGTCGTGCTCTTTTGTAAGACTCTCGATTCgtgatgttttaattttattttaattcacccTTTAAGACGACAATGATGACGAAGAATCGGAGGTGGTCCTGACCGAGCTGGAGAAAATTGACGATGAATGCGACAGATACGGCatcaaatttgtcaaaattgacGATGACGCTGCAGCCAAAGAGTTCGGCATTGATGACACCCCCGCCCTGGTCTACTTTGAGAATGAGGTGCCCAACTTGTACGATGGTAAAAAGTTACAACGACCGCACCATTTTGATAATTAACTACCGgggaaaataatgaaaaaataaatgtatctCAAGTCGgacatttcaaatatttaatattacccAGGCGACCTTGAGGATGAGACTGAGATCCTCGAGTGGCTGGTCGGTCAGCTGAAACAAGACGAGATCGAAGATGTGACTGACGAGATGCTGGACAGGCTGATCAAAGAGGGCAAGACCATGTTGGTTCTGTTCTGTGAGCTAATCAAAACCTGCCGACGCTTTTTAATTGACGATGTGTTTCGTGATTGACAGATGACAACAATGACAAAAAGAGCCAGACGGTGCTGGGCGAGTTGGAAAATATCGACGACGAGTGCGACTCCCACGGCGTTGTCTTCGTCAAGATCGAAAACGAGGAGGAGGCCGCTGAGTACGGCATTGAGAAGATCCCAGCCCTCGTCTATTTCGAGAAAATGATCCCTACTTTGTATGAAGGTATGCGTGCGTGCGACTTACGCACTTTGAACGATGAGCGAGTGATTGACGGCGGGAGGAAATGAGTGACTGACTAATGATGCTCGTCTGCAGAGctgttgtttttaaaaatcaaaatacaattACCGACTTGAGCTAATTAACAGGAAATTTGGAGGATGAGGAAAAGGTGCTGAAATGGGTAGTCAAACAGCTGGAAAGTGACGAAATTGAGGACGTGAACGATGAAATGCTGGACATGCTCATCTCCAAGATGCCCAACTTGGCTGTGCTCTTCTACGACAAGGATCAAAAGAAGAGCCAGAAGGTGCTTGCCGAGTTGGAGAATATTGATGACGAATGTGACAAGAACAGCATCGCCTTTGTCAAAATTGATGACGACAAGGAGGCCAAGGAGTACGGAATTGAGAGCATTCCGGCCGTTGTCTACTTTGAGAAGAAAATTCCTCACATCTATGACGGTAAAATTGCACAGAATTTGTCGAGAAATAGTTGTAAATTATACTATTTCAGGTGATCTAACGCAGGAGAATGAGCTTCTCGAGTGGCTGGTGCACCAGAAGAAGCACAGCGAAATCCCGGAGATCACCAACGAGATGATGGACAAGCTAATCGACTCTGTAGATTTCATGGCCGTACTTTTCTGTAGGTGCTTAAACCCAGAGTTATGGCATTTCCCGTCTTACAATTGAATCCGCATTTTTGCAGACGACAAGGACGACAAGCAGGACTTGCGTGTGCTCAATGAGCTTGAAAACATCGACGACGACCTGGACAAGGAGGACATCGTCCTCGTCAGGTTGGACGACGACAAGGAAGCCAAGAAGTACGGCATCGACCATCTGCCAGCGCTGGTCTACTTCGAGGAGGAGATCCCTGCTATTTACGAAGGTATGCAACTCGCGCAACTTGTTTGTTGTGCGGGACTGCATAACGTTTTACAcgagaaacaatttttttagttcgaCGTTGATTTTGAATACTTGTTATTTCTATAGGAGATCTGTTGAACGAGGAGGAAGTCTTGAAGTGGCTCATCCAGCAGAAAACCACTTCAGCCATTGAGGAGGTCACTGACGAGATTTTGAAGAGGCTGATTGATCACCACGAATATGTAGTTGTCTACTTCAGTGAGTGCATTTAATGTGAActgaattagaaaaattcctcAATGGGAAACTCAAAAGGTGGCGAATGCGACGAGGAGGCTGATGACTGCGACGAGTTCATTGCATCCCTGGAGAGCATCGATGATGAGTTGGACGAAACCGGCATTATTTTCGTCACCACCGAGGACATAGGACTGGCCAAGAAAAATGGCATCAAAACATTCCCTTCATTGGTGTTCTTCAGAAATAAGGACCCTCTTCTTTACactggtaaaattaattttaatgggtATTTtcgtgaaacaaaaataatgtggAAATATATAGGTGATCTCGACGATGAAGACGAAATTCTCACCTGGGTGACTGACGAAGAGACACTGGAAATCCCTGGACGCATCGAGGAAGTCAATATTCGTATGCTGGACAACATTCTGCACGACAACGAAAACGTTGTTGTCTTTTTCTGTGAGTGACAcattatgataaattttcgAACCAAAGCTAATCTCATTTTACTAGATGCCGAGGGCGACAAGAAGTCGCAGAAAATCATCCAGGAGTTGGAAAACATTGACGACGAGTGTGAGGAGAAGGATATTGACTTCGTCAAGACCTCCGACGAGGGCATCGAGAAGGAGTATACGCTGCCTGAGCTGCCAGTACTTGCCTTTTACCGCAGCAAATTCAGAACCCTCTACGAAGGTAATTTTAGAATACAAAATCCCCCTCTTAAATACATATGATATCAAATATTTGGCACAGGCGACCTTATGAATGAGGAAGCCATTCTCGAGTGGGTCCTGGGTCTGCACGGCTCTGCTCACGCGGTGATCGAGAGCGTCGACCGCAAAACTCTGCAGACCCTCATCAATGAGGTCGAGCACCTTGCAGTGTTTTTCTGTAAGAGTTAAATGTGCGCTGAAAACTATTATAATCTAACTGATTCATCTTCAGATGGTCCTGATTGCAAAGTGTGCAACAGAATCTTGGAGGAACTGGAAACCATCGACGATGACACTGATAAACACAATATCCAGTTCGTGAAATCGACTGACGCCAAGTTGGCCTCTGAGTACGGAATCTTTGATTTCCCAGCACTCGTCTTCTTTGACACCGGCGTTCCTATCATGTATGGAGGTAAGATGCGTCGCTGGAAAGCGGCTTTTCACTTTTATCATCCAGTAATCAAACTCTTTTCCAGGCATTATGTACAGAGAATAATCTATTTTGCCTTTCAACCAGTTGTTCCCATTTTAAGCGCTTAATTTTCAGGCGATCTTAAACAAGAGGCTCGCGTCTTGGATTGGCTCGTGAGAAAGAAAAGTAAGGGTGTATTACATCCCACAGGTACCTGCTCACCACAATCGCAGCATCCAAGTACCGAAATTGCCTTGTCTCACTGATCAAACCGCTTGCTCTTTAATCACGCATTCGACgagagcaaattttctttgcgACGAAGGAAACCTAGCTCGCAACACCAAAAAGCCGTTGTCTTGCTGTGGCGTCAAACATTCCCGATGGATGCTGTGGCTGTCTCTCTGTGTTAACCTATCTGTGTACCTTCCTTCTCTTTTGCATTTCCTAGCCAAAGTTGCGCTTTTCAAACGCCGGGAAAAAAAGGGTTTCCTGCTATTAATTGGTTGTTGAAATTGTatgcttcaaaattatttttttgcagttgaAATAGTTGTTTTATAAAGACGTAGAGAGTAGTAGAGTAACAGGAGATTTTGGGcagtttttgaattaaaattttttaacctttggcgtattttattttcggcaATTTCGGGGGTGTCCTGGCCCTTTTTTGGTTAAAGTGCCAAAACTGGCAGGAACTGCGAATGGCTCACGGTCACAACTCTAATATCGATTTCGATTTCTTAGTTGAggaagatgatgatgatgatgatgatgacgacgacgacgatgatgacaataatgatgatgatgatgacgaggTACTGAAATAACTCCGCATGTTTTTCAGCAAACGTCACTCTCGTCATTTAAATCACTGCgcactgattaaaattttaggacGACGATGAAGATGATGATGAGGACGATGACGGCGTCGACGATGATGACGAGGTATTGAtccctgaaaaaaatcagtgccTCGAAATTGTCCGTTCTCGCCAGTTGCCTTTCCTATGACCGTTTATTCTTTGCATTCTTTGCATTTAcgttattgttaattttgttaggatgatgatgataacaatgatgacgacgatgacgacgacgacgatgatgatggagatgatgacgacgacgacgatgacgacgacgatgaTATTGTTTTAGGTATCGCAGGGAATGCTGCCTGATGttgagatattaattttatttactatccGTTGACTTTTCTCCGATTTTCACGCATGTAGATTTCTATGTTTTTTTACCTTCAGACTGTTTATATGTAagtgtattaaataatttgttggcCGCAT
This window encodes:
- the hlk gene encoding uncharacterized protein hlk isoform X6; translation: MRRLWLAASLCALLAVAFGPQVTSAKKAAAAPPTPPPQTKAAEASKIEEVTAKQLEKFLLDKDYVAVFWYARSCHTCDKVLAELEKIDDDTDNFGVDFVKINDKRLAKQYGIKNFPALTYFREKEPILYEGDLMDEDSVLDFLTSLEAMDLPDRIEEVNSKILDKIVEDNNYVAVLFCLSEETCPPRDKNMLNKPECRKSYKALQELENIDDEADSLGIGFVKIADEELAEEYNLGTLPALVYYRHGIPIIYEHELTREEDVLEWLVQNKSTGDDDDVIEDVTIRSLETLIDSVDNLVVLFYDNDDEESEVVLTELEKIDDECDRYGIKFVKIDDDAAAKEFGIDDTPALVYFENEVPNLYDGDLEDETEILEWLVGQLKQDEIEDVTDEMLDRLIKEGKTMLVLFYDNNDKKSQTVLGELENIDDECDSHGVVFVKIENEEEAAEYGIEKIPALVYFEKMIPTLYEGNLEDEEKVLKWVVKQLESDEIEDVNDEMLDMLISKMPNLAVLFYDKDQKKSQKVLAELENIDDECDKNSIAFVKIDDDKEAKEYGIESIPAVVYFEKKIPHIYDGDLTQENELLEWLVHQKKHSEIPEITNEMMDKLIDSVDFMAVLFYDKDDKQDLRVLNELENIDDDLDKEDIVLVRLDDDKEAKKYGIDHLPALVYFEEEIPAIYEGDLLNEEEVLKWLIQQKTTSAIEEVTDEILKRLIDHHEYVVVYFSGECDEEADDCDEFIASLESIDDELDETGIIFVTTEDIGLAKKNGIKTFPSLVFFRNKDPLLYTGDLDDEDEILTWVTDEETLEIPGRIEEVNIRMLDNILHDNENVVVFFYAEGDKKSQKIIQELENIDDECEEKDIDFVKTSDEGIEKEYTLPELPVLAFYRSKFRTLYEGDLMNEEAILEWVLGLHGSAHAVIESVDRKTLQTLINEVEHLAVFFYGPDCKVCNRILEELETIDDDTDKHNIQFVKSTDAKLASEYGIFDFPALVFFDTGVPIMYGGDMMDKGGVLSWIKTRKNDQSIEDIDRDKLAKYITSKDFLAVMFYNDEDYEAHRILRHLELIDDEAAEYGIKFTKCSDLLMAKKYGFREPPGIVYFRKGKFIKYDGDIDDEEEVLDWLTDPENMELNDHIEKVNRKMFAKIQQSSDYVAVVFYSKDCQQCPRVLAELEHIDDEADGAGINFVKIDDRQMAKDYGVFALPAVLFFKLGVKDPVIYAGDLYDEEKILQWLMTQKDPGGEVIEHYSGEDLTNLITTADSLAVFFYNDNCDRCVTILEELENIDDDCEKYGIVFVKTEDYKVAQGYGISEFPSLVYFEHNTPSVYEGDLAEEEEVLQWLITQKVEDRIELVTKIMLENMVEDVEYMAVYFYKPNCRPCDEILEQLENVDDECDAYGIQMVKIHDQGLAKRYSIKTYPALVYFRNGNPLLYDGDLMVEEEVFQWLIEDENRELPDEIEEVNLQMLNRLLDDSPFLAVFYYLEDSEECDDCDEVLEALEEIDGDADDYGVDFVKISDPDAFTEHNVVAVPSLIYYRKKTPLVYDGDFHDTDRILGWLTSQDIFELKNEIEEVSRKMLDKLLDENDFVAVYFYEEDSAICEKVLAELETVDQEIDNLDITFVKIADVKYARKWGVTTLPSLVYFRKRFPSIYRGSLSEEADVLDWLKKNRFRSPELSLFMYATFAIALAFVLYTTFLMTVFNKPPPPPAQPHPKQS
- the hlk gene encoding uncharacterized protein hlk isoform X4 produces the protein MRRLWLAASLCALLAVAFGPQVTSAKKAAAAPPTPPPQTKAAEASKIEEVTAKQLEKFLLDKDYVAVFWYARSCHTCDKVLAELEKIDDDTDNFGVDFVKINDKRLAKQYGIKNFPALTYFREKEPILYEGDLMDEDSVLDFLTSLEAMDLPDRIEEVNSKILDKIVEDNNYVAVLFCLSEETCPPRDKNMLNKPECRKSYKALQELENIDDEADSLGIGFVKIADEELAEEYNLGTLPALVYYRHGIPIIYEHELTREEDVLEWLVQNKSTGDDDDVIEDVTIRSLETLIDSVDNLVVLFYDNDDEESEVVLTELEKIDDECDRYGIKFVKIDDDAAAKEFGIDDTPALVYFENEVPNLYDGDLEDETEILEWLVGQLKQDEIEDVTDEMLDRLIKEGKTMLVLFYDNNDKKSQTVLGELENIDDECDSHGVVFVKIENEEEAAEYGIEKIPALVYFEKMIPTLYEGNLEDEEKVLKWVVKQLESDEIEDVNDEMLDMLISKMPNLAVLFYDKDQKKSQKVLAELENIDDECDKNSIAFVKIDDDKEAKEYGIESIPAVVYFEKKIPHIYDGDLTQENELLEWLVHQKKHSEIPEITNEMMDKLIDSVDFMAVLFYDKDDKQDLRVLNELENIDDDLDKEDIVLVRLDDDKEAKKYGIDHLPALVYFEEEIPAIYEGDLLNEEEVLKWLIQQKTTSAIEEVTDEILKRLIDHHEYVVVYFSGECDEEADDCDEFIASLESIDDELDETGIIFVTTEDIGLAKKNGIKTFPSLVFFRNKDPLLYTGDLDDEDEILTWVTDEETLEIPGRIEEVNIRMLDNILHDNENVVVFFYAEGDKKSQKIIQELENIDDECEEKDIDFVKTSDEGIEKEYTLPELPVLAFYRSKFRTLYEGDLMNEEAILEWVLGLHGSAHAVIESVDRKTLQTLINEVEHLAVFFYGPDCKVCNRILEELETIDDDTDKHNIQFVKSTDAKLASEYGIFDFPALVFFDTGVPIMYGGDLKQEARVLDWLVRKKSKGVLHPTVEEDDDDDDDDDDDDDDNNDDDDDEDDDEDDDEDDDGVDDDDEDDDDNNDDDDDDDDDDDGDDDDDDDDDDDDIVLGDMMDKGGVLSWIKTRKNDQSIEDIDRDKLAKYITSKDFLAVMFYNDEDYEAHRILRHLELIDDEAAEYGIKFTKCSDLLMAKKYGFREPPGIVYFRKGKFIKYDGDIDDEEEVLDWLTDPENMELNDHIEKVNRKMFAKIQQSSDYVAVVFYSKDCQQCPRVLAELEHIDDEADGAGINFVKIDDRQMAKDYGVFALPAVLFFKLGVKDPVIYAGDLYDEEKILQWLMTQKDPGGEVIEHYSGEDLTNLITTADSLAVFFYNDNCDRCVTILEELENIDDDCEKYGIVFVKTEDYKVAQGYGISEFPSLVYFEHNTPSVYEGDLAEEEEVLQWLITQKVEDRIELVTKIMLENMVEDVEYMAVYFYKPNCRPCDEILEQLENVDDECDAYGIQMVKIHDQGLAKRYSIKTYPALVYFRNGNPLLYDGDLMVEEEVFQWLIEDENRELPDEIEEVNLQMLNRLLDDSPFLAVFYYLEDSEECDDCDEVLEALEEIDGDADDYGVDFVKISDPDAFTEHNVVAVPSLIYYRKKTPLVYDGDFHDTDRILGWLTSQDIFELKNEIEEVSRKMLDKLLDENDFVAVYFYEEDSAICEKVLAELETVDQEIDNLDITFVKIADVKYARKWGVTTLPSLVYFRKRFPSIYRGSLSEEADVLDWLKKNRFRSPELSLFMYATFAIALAFVLYTTFLMTVFNKPPPPPAQPHPKQS